A single genomic interval of uncultured Desulfobulbus sp. harbors:
- a CDS encoding FAD-binding and (Fe-S)-binding domain-containing protein → MLPGKYKTFFQRIKKQIPTEQLITDPLRTVTFGTDASFYRLIPKIVINVNTEQEVQLILREAGKLRLPVTFRAAGTSLSGQAITDSILVRLGPGWTRYRVFDNAGKIQLQPGIIGGHANRILAEFDRKIGPDPASIDSAKIGGILANNASGMCCGVEQNSYRTLDAMRIILADGTIVDTGDDKSKAACRRSHPQLVEGLSALRERVLADSELSERIRYKFKIKNTTGYSLNSLIDFEDPFEIMQHLMIGSEGTLGFIADVVYRTVIEHRHKASALIFYPDIQTVCEAVVILQQQPVAAAELIDRAGLASVTGKPGMPSFLGELGPAVTALLIETRAESAAELEAQIKQITESLTSLETVRPIEFTAVPTEFTQLWKIRKGLFPAVGAVRQTGTTVIIEDVAFPMEHLAQATLDLQALFVKHGYNEAIIFGHALAGNLHFVFTQDFSIEKEVVRYRDFMDEVVKMVVEKYDGSLKAEHGTGRNMAPFVEKEWGEAAFGLMKEIKALFDPHGLLNPGVILNSDLETHIKNLKPLPATHELVDKCIECGFCEPICPSRNLSLTPRQRIVGRREISRRMASNSQPGELKELVKAYQYPGMDTCAADGLCSTLCPVGIDTGKMIKSLRMESHGQLASSVAEYVADHFRGVTRSVSGLLNGVDTVHKLTGTEFMETASQAARTATAGKVPLWNREMPSGVPALRPVAVTNDNPLQVVYFPSCASRAMSGPSRGEGHRDALPQQTLALLAKGGYAVILPEQVEGLCCGQAFESKGFMAQADRKAEELSRALLEATREGELPVLCDTSPCLMRMRNTLDKRLRLYEPVEFVLEFLVNRLVFARKRGRIAIHPTCSTRKMGLDGKLRQLAQLCATEVVVPEDIHCCGFAGDRGFNFPELNRSALHGLKEQVYGCEAGYSTSKTCEIGLALHAEIPYRSILALVDEVTDSLP, encoded by the coding sequence ATGCTACCTGGAAAGTACAAGACCTTTTTTCAACGCATCAAAAAACAGATACCCACCGAGCAGCTGATTACAGATCCCCTCCGCACCGTCACCTTTGGTACCGACGCCAGTTTCTACCGGCTCATCCCCAAGATCGTGATCAATGTCAACACCGAGCAGGAAGTACAGCTCATCCTTCGTGAGGCGGGAAAACTCCGCTTGCCGGTCACCTTTCGCGCTGCGGGCACCAGCCTTTCCGGGCAGGCGATCACCGATTCGATCCTCGTTCGCCTCGGTCCGGGATGGACCCGCTACCGGGTGTTTGACAATGCCGGGAAAATCCAACTCCAGCCGGGCATCATCGGCGGCCATGCCAACCGTATTCTCGCCGAGTTCGACCGTAAGATCGGCCCGGATCCGGCCTCGATCGACAGCGCCAAGATCGGCGGCATCCTCGCCAACAATGCCAGCGGCATGTGCTGCGGGGTGGAGCAGAATAGCTACCGCACCCTGGATGCGATGCGGATCATCCTTGCCGACGGCACCATTGTCGACACCGGCGACGACAAGAGCAAGGCCGCCTGCAGGCGGAGCCATCCCCAACTTGTGGAGGGACTTTCCGCCCTGCGTGAGCGGGTGCTGGCCGATAGCGAGTTGAGCGAGCGGATCCGCTACAAGTTCAAGATCAAGAACACCACCGGCTACAGCCTCAACAGCCTGATCGATTTTGAAGATCCCTTCGAGATCATGCAGCATCTGATGATCGGCTCGGAAGGGACCCTGGGCTTTATCGCCGATGTCGTCTACCGGACGGTGATCGAGCATCGCCACAAGGCAAGTGCACTGATCTTTTACCCGGATATCCAAACCGTGTGCGAGGCGGTGGTGATTCTCCAGCAGCAGCCGGTGGCCGCGGCGGAGTTGATTGACCGCGCTGGCCTGGCCTCGGTGACCGGCAAACCAGGCATGCCGAGCTTCCTGGGCGAACTCGGCCCTGCGGTGACCGCCCTGTTGATCGAGACCCGCGCGGAATCGGCGGCTGAGTTGGAGGCCCAGATCAAACAGATCACCGAAAGCTTGACCTCCCTGGAGACGGTGCGGCCGATCGAGTTCACCGCCGTGCCCACGGAGTTCACCCAGCTGTGGAAGATCCGCAAGGGGCTTTTTCCCGCAGTGGGGGCCGTGCGCCAGACCGGGACCACGGTCATCATCGAGGATGTGGCCTTTCCCATGGAGCACCTGGCGCAGGCAACCCTTGATCTGCAGGCCCTGTTCGTCAAGCACGGCTACAACGAGGCTATCATCTTCGGTCACGCCCTGGCCGGCAACCTCCACTTTGTCTTTACCCAGGATTTTTCCATTGAAAAGGAGGTGGTGCGCTACCGCGACTTCATGGACGAGGTGGTGAAGATGGTGGTGGAAAAGTACGACGGCAGCCTCAAGGCCGAGCACGGCACCGGCCGCAACATGGCGCCCTTTGTCGAGAAGGAGTGGGGCGAGGCGGCCTTCGGCCTGATGAAGGAGATCAAGGCCCTGTTTGACCCGCATGGGCTGCTCAACCCCGGGGTCATTCTCAACAGCGATCTCGAAACCCATATCAAGAATCTCAAACCCCTGCCTGCCACTCACGAACTGGTGGACAAGTGCATCGAGTGCGGCTTCTGCGAGCCGATCTGCCCCTCGCGCAACCTCTCGCTCACCCCCAGGCAACGCATTGTCGGCCGACGGGAGATCAGTCGACGGATGGCGTCCAACAGTCAGCCCGGCGAGCTGAAAGAACTGGTCAAGGCCTATCAGTATCCGGGCATGGACACCTGCGCAGCCGACGGTCTCTGCTCCACCCTCTGCCCGGTGGGCATCGATACCGGCAAGATGATCAAGAGTCTACGTATGGAGTCCCATGGCCAACTGGCCTCCTCGGTGGCGGAGTACGTGGCCGACCACTTCAGGGGCGTGACCCGGTCGGTGAGCGGATTGTTGAATGGTGTGGATACGGTGCACAAACTCACCGGCACCGAGTTCATGGAGACGGCCAGCCAGGCAGCACGTACTGCGACTGCTGGCAAAGTGCCGCTGTGGAATCGGGAGATGCCCTCCGGCGTGCCTGCCCTGCGTCCCGTTGCCGTCACAAACGATAATCCGCTTCAGGTCGTTTATTTTCCCAGCTGCGCCAGCCGGGCCATGAGCGGGCCGTCACGGGGCGAGGGCCATCGTGACGCCCTTCCCCAGCAGACCCTGGCTTTGCTCGCCAAGGGAGGCTATGCGGTCATCCTCCCTGAGCAGGTCGAGGGCCTCTGTTGCGGGCAGGCCTTTGAGAGCAAGGGATTCATGGCGCAGGCAGACCGCAAGGCCGAAGAGTTGAGCCGGGCCCTGCTCGAGGCCACCAGAGAGGGCGAGCTGCCGGTGCTCTGCGATACCAGCCCCTGTCTCATGCGGATGCGCAACACCCTGGACAAACGGCTGCGGCTCTATGAGCCTGTCGAATTTGTGCTCGAATTTCTCGTGAATCGCCTTGTCTTTGCCCGCAAGAGGGGACGGATCGCCATTCACCCCACCTGCAGTACCCGCAAGATGGGGCTCGACGGCAAGCTCAGGCAACTGGCCCAGCTCTGTGCCACCGAGGTGGTGGTTCCCGAGGATATTCACTGCTGCGGATTTGCCGGTGATCGGGGCTTCAACTTTCCCGAGCTCAACCGCTCCGCCCTTCATGGGCTCAAGGAGCAGGTCTATGGCTGCGAGGCGGGCTACTCCACCAGCAAGACCTGCGAGATCGGTCTGGCCCTGCATGCGGAGATCCCGTACCGCTCGATTCTTGCCCTGGTCGACGAGGTGACCGACTCTCTGCCGTGA
- a CDS encoding DEAD/DEAH box helicase, whose amino-acid sequence MYNSTPPEQIPPLLPVTATVLLQHWFDTTTLDQGLALLRQGKVSHFFIYRNSAACMCSTGTVSLLFQQTSRIAAGFTLQEDHCECCAPANRRKRCGHIAALCILSLHENHDGSYAPLPLLFKQSVWGKTADFLVNWLGQEKGATQFSQDENVVRLEKAIHQGSLTAVLANRGTTATALLAPEASDRIHALYERMRQRCLTKNEQVLIKAGMSSKGLQQDGSVWTRLCALAFCGFADASPMISYSAATGCFQFEVGENKTGLHISAPLPRAKTYELLKNFNMLKGEFRQLPDGRPGSEVSLTAEGNIVVSPIVWLTDDRVMRVSDLHDRKFGNHYYLHGEGFLRIGAADRAAKITVEKPTQTGPSLFDYLQKDDESIVEKKEIADFLERNRKQLQHPDNRVAAEVLDVRFIHVPDRLLISELREEDGWIVLTCQFGIGEEVVSLPHLLGHLQSSQPFTLGLTTLELHEGPLAWLYQLFAKNRSAIDNSQGKALILTRGEFACLIGAIPVIDHRHNTPRLRQTMERLTTPHQQNQRNTALRYPSHLRDYQRDGLSWLFTLYELGLGGILADDMGLGKTHQALALIETVVRETTDSMPILVVCPASVLLHWADKIDRFYPDLRFSLYYGPNRNLATALEQPIILTTYAVARGDQHILEQYSFDLIVFDEIQAIKNRSTATHQACRAIRSRVAIGLSGTPIENSLADLYAIFSVCLPGFFGTFRNFQSTFLLPIEKFGSGQQEQLLNQRIQPFLLRRSRAKVLVELPELIEDDRACELSDDQLLLYRETIDGQQPFLIDLADQETQIDYLHAFAMLTRLKQICDHPCLVEQCADPNEYRSGKWDLFLELLEESLDNGRKVVVFSQYLGMLELMAHHLAAHDIGFASLRGDMPISKRQEMIDRFATDDHCRVFTASLLAGGTGIDLIAGNVVIHYDRWWNPAKEKQATARVHRMGQQDIVHLFRLSTQNTLEEKIDKIIASKQQLSDAIIKENDLGMIKQLSREQLLELFTL is encoded by the coding sequence ATGTACAACTCCACGCCTCCCGAGCAAATACCTCCGCTCCTGCCGGTAACGGCAACCGTGCTCCTGCAACATTGGTTTGATACCACGACGCTGGACCAGGGGCTGGCACTGCTGAGACAGGGAAAAGTATCCCATTTCTTCATCTACAGAAACAGCGCGGCCTGCATGTGCAGCACGGGTACGGTCTCTCTGCTGTTCCAGCAAACAAGCCGGATTGCCGCGGGCTTCACCCTCCAGGAAGACCATTGCGAATGCTGCGCTCCTGCCAACAGGAGAAAACGGTGCGGGCATATCGCGGCACTCTGTATCCTGAGCCTGCATGAAAACCACGATGGGTCCTATGCACCGCTCCCGCTGCTGTTCAAACAATCGGTCTGGGGAAAGACCGCCGATTTTCTCGTCAACTGGCTCGGCCAGGAAAAAGGCGCAACACAGTTCTCCCAGGACGAAAACGTGGTCAGGCTCGAGAAAGCGATACACCAAGGCAGCCTCACTGCCGTCTTGGCCAACAGGGGAACCACGGCCACAGCCCTCCTTGCCCCCGAGGCAAGCGACAGGATTCATGCCCTGTATGAGCGGATGCGGCAACGCTGCCTCACCAAAAACGAACAAGTGCTGATAAAAGCGGGGATGTCCAGCAAAGGTCTGCAGCAGGACGGCTCGGTCTGGACCCGGCTCTGTGCCCTGGCCTTCTGCGGCTTTGCTGACGCCTCCCCTATGATCTCCTATTCCGCCGCGACGGGTTGCTTTCAATTTGAAGTCGGTGAGAACAAGACCGGCCTGCACATCTCCGCCCCCCTCCCCCGAGCAAAGACCTATGAACTGCTCAAAAATTTTAACATGCTCAAGGGAGAGTTCCGCCAGTTGCCCGATGGCCGCCCAGGCAGCGAAGTATCGCTGACCGCTGAAGGCAACATCGTTGTCAGCCCCATTGTCTGGTTGACTGACGATCGGGTCATGCGCGTATCGGATCTCCACGACCGCAAATTCGGCAATCACTATTACCTCCACGGCGAAGGATTCCTTCGCATTGGCGCGGCTGATCGCGCAGCAAAAATCACGGTGGAAAAGCCTACGCAAACGGGCCCTTCCCTGTTTGATTATTTGCAGAAAGACGATGAGAGTATCGTCGAAAAAAAAGAAATCGCCGACTTTCTTGAGCGCAACAGGAAGCAGCTGCAGCATCCGGACAACCGGGTTGCCGCGGAGGTGCTGGATGTTCGTTTCATCCATGTCCCTGACCGGCTGCTCATCTCCGAGCTGCGGGAAGAAGACGGCTGGATCGTGCTGACCTGCCAATTCGGCATTGGCGAGGAGGTCGTTTCCTTGCCGCACCTGCTTGGCCATCTGCAATCAAGCCAACCGTTCACCCTTGGCCTGACAACGCTCGAGTTGCACGAAGGCCCGCTGGCCTGGCTGTATCAACTCTTTGCCAAAAATCGGAGCGCAATCGACAATTCCCAGGGCAAGGCGCTCATTCTCACCCGGGGCGAGTTTGCCTGCCTGATCGGCGCCATCCCCGTCATCGACCACCGGCACAATACCCCCAGGCTCCGGCAAACCATGGAGCGGCTCACCACTCCGCACCAGCAGAATCAACGCAACACTGCTCTTCGCTATCCCAGCCATCTACGTGATTACCAGCGGGACGGCCTTTCCTGGCTGTTCACCCTCTACGAGTTGGGTTTGGGCGGCATTCTTGCCGATGACATGGGCCTTGGCAAAACGCATCAGGCGCTGGCCCTGATCGAGACGGTTGTTCGGGAAACAACGGACTCAATGCCCATTCTCGTTGTCTGCCCGGCATCGGTGCTCCTCCACTGGGCCGACAAGATCGACCGCTTTTATCCGGACCTTCGGTTCTCCCTCTATTACGGCCCCAATCGCAACCTGGCGACCGCTCTTGAGCAGCCGATCATTCTCACCACCTATGCCGTCGCCCGCGGAGATCAGCACATACTGGAACAGTACTCTTTCGATCTCATCGTGTTCGATGAAATCCAGGCCATCAAAAACCGCAGCACAGCCACCCATCAGGCATGCAGGGCCATCCGTTCCCGGGTTGCGATCGGGTTGTCGGGCACCCCGATAGAAAATTCGCTCGCCGATTTGTACGCCATCTTCAGCGTCTGTCTTCCCGGATTTTTTGGGACGTTCAGGAATTTTCAGTCCACCTTCCTCCTCCCCATTGAAAAATTCGGCTCAGGGCAACAGGAGCAGCTGCTCAACCAGCGAATCCAGCCCTTTCTTCTCCGCCGTTCACGAGCCAAGGTGCTGGTCGAGTTGCCGGAGTTGATCGAGGATGACCGCGCATGCGAATTAAGCGACGATCAGCTCCTCCTGTACCGCGAGACCATCGACGGACAGCAGCCCTTTCTCATCGACCTTGCCGACCAGGAGACGCAGATCGACTATTTGCATGCCTTTGCCATGCTCACCCGCCTCAAGCAGATCTGCGACCACCCCTGCCTGGTTGAACAATGTGCCGATCCCAACGAATACCGCAGCGGCAAATGGGACCTGTTTCTCGAGTTGCTGGAGGAATCGCTGGACAACGGCCGCAAGGTGGTGGTCTTCAGCCAGTACCTGGGCATGCTGGAGTTGATGGCCCATCATCTCGCAGCTCATGACATTGGTTTCGCCTCCCTGCGGGGCGACATGCCTATCTCAAAACGCCAAGAAATGATCGACCGCTTCGCAACAGACGATCATTGCCGGGTCTTTACCGCAAGCCTGTTGGCTGGAGGCACCGGTATCGATCTCATTGCCGGAAACGTGGTCATTCACTACGACCGTTGGTGGAATCCGGCCAAGGAAAAACAGGCGACCGCCCGTGTCCACAGGATGGGACAACAGGACATCGTCCATCTTTTCCGGCTCAGCACCCAAAATACCCTGGAAGAGAAAATCGACAAGATCATCGCCAGCAAACAACAGCTCAGCGACGCTATTATCAAGGAAAACGATCTGGGAATGATAAAACAGCTCAGCAGAGAGCAGTTGCTGGAGCTCTTCACGCTGTAA